The proteins below are encoded in one region of Phaseolus vulgaris cultivar G19833 chromosome 1, P. vulgaris v2.0, whole genome shotgun sequence:
- the LOC137814212 gene encoding uncharacterized protein: MTTSFDTPSSPLHLHPNQEGTRVMGSSSPLLSPSSDKRFWSTLRSRVDTLLDARQPRTSSHSPKNVEEKTRLKEDSMLLMRGFDSVAHTLSLLSNNLDNALQGARDLANPPTLTDIFHSKNDKVENKEDSGEKPEESNQGTKRKLDHVDYSEESAVDSQKENGKKVMDRNIKKAKNLAVSMATKAASLARELKSIKSDLCFMQERCGLLEEENRRLRDGFAKGVRPEEDDLVRLQLEALLAEKSRLANENANLVRENQCLQQLVEYHQLASQDLSESDEDAAIQGMYLDFSSPPPTIPEETGDEEGDDDENEEPQTPKNDIHKFSASLDDGEE; encoded by the exons ATGACAACTTCCTTTGACACACCTTCTTCTCCGCTCCACCTCCACCCAAACCAG GAGGGCACGCGCGTTATGGGTTCTTCTTCTCCTCTGTTAAGCCCTTCCTCTGATAAACGTTTCTGGAGCACTCTCAGGAGCAGAGTCGACACGCTTCTTGATGCTCGTCAACCCAGAACCTCATCTCACTCCCCGAAG AATGTAGAAGAAAAAACCCGGTTGAAGGAAGATTCTATGTTGCTGATGAGAGGGTTTGACTCAGTTGCCCACACTCTGTCTTTGTTGTCAAATAATTTGGACAATGCCCTTCag GGTGCTAGAGATTTGGCGAATCCACCGACTTTAACTGACATATTTCATAGCAAAAATGATAAGGTGGAAAACAAAGAGGATTCCGGAGAGAAACCGGAAGAGTCAAACCAAGGAACGAAAAGGAAACTTGACCATGTTGATTACTCTGAAGAAAGTGCTGTTGACTcacaaaaggagaatgggaagAAAGTTATGGATAGAAACATCAAGAAAGCAAAAAAT CTTGCAGTTTCCATGGCAACAAAAGCAGCTTCACTGGCAAGAGAATTGAAGTCTATTAAATCAGATTTGTGTTTTATGCAAGAAAGGTGTGGTTTGCTTGAAGAGGAGAACAGGAGACTGCGTGATGGATTTGCAAAAGGAGTTAGACCTGAAGAAGATGATCTG GTGAGGCTTCAACTCGAAGCACTTCTTGCTGAGAAGTCCAGACTGGCCAATGAAAATGCAAATCTGGTCAGAGAAAATCAATGTCTTCAGCAGCTCGTGGAGTACCACCAACTTGCCTCTCAAGATCTCTCTGAGTCGGATGAGGATGCTGCTATTCAGGGAATGTACTTAGACTTCTCGTCTCCCCCACCAACAATTCCTGAAGAAACAGGGGATGAAGAAGGTGATGATGATGAAAATGAAGAACCGCAAACACCCAAAAACGATATCCACAAGTTTTCTGCTTCACTTGATGATGGAGAAGAGTAA